In Misgurnus anguillicaudatus chromosome 5, ASM2758022v2, whole genome shotgun sequence, a genomic segment contains:
- the LOC129413924 gene encoding dematin — protein MMMHKQSARTSPGSVCSLRGGAVPGSPAVTIVAKMDNQVIEYKDLAAIPKDKAILDIERPDLMMYQPHFSYLLMDHSERSLSPRSISPPLSPEDSLLKDAQDWSEHKSSGSSSPASTQQQLSKSITISTKALHQQQHFHRPDNGTNIYKKRPIYKQAVPQSKHMEDLIIESSKFPAAQPPDPNQPSKIETDYWPCPPSLAVVETERRKKTAAEAEEDEEDDTYDDSDRSDDMWRLRQIQKQELNKIQSNLGKLILKEEIERAVPVQRKTRSLPDRTLGSKSPSFPSYTKTGITRLQSAEFSSLNSDKGNQSKYWHYNIFSKYCAMSNGEAQSRRIDRGNSLPSMLEQKVYPYEMLIVTHKGRNKLPPGVDRTRLERHLSPDEFRIVFGMSIEEFDRLSLWKRNDLKRKVSLF, from the exons ATGATGATGCATAAG CAATCAGCCCGTACCTCTCCGGGCAGCGTTTGTTCTTTACGTGGAGGAGCCGTTCCTGGATCCCCAGCGGTCACTATTGTG GCCAAAATGGACAATCAAGTGATCGAGTATAAAGATCTAGCGGCTATTCCTAAAGACAAAGCTATTTTAGACATAGAGAGACCTGACCTGATGATGTACCAGCCACACTTCAGTTATTTACTAATGGATCATTCAGAG agATCATTGTCTCCTCGCTCTATTTCTCCCCCTCTCTCTCCAG AGGACAGTCTATTGAAGGACGCACAGGATTGGTCAGAGCACAAATCATCCGGCAGCTCATCTCCAGCATCAACGCAGCAGCAGCTGAGCAAAAGCATCACCATCAGCACAAAAGCTTTACACCAGCAGCAGCACTTTCACAGGCCAG ATAATGGAACCAATATTTATAAGAAGCGACCTATATATAAACAAG CTGTTCCACAAAGTAAACACATGGAGGACTTAATCATCGAGTCATCCAAGTTTCCCGCCGCCCAGCCCCCTGACCCCAACCAGCCCTCTAAGATAGAGACAGACTACTGGCCCTGCCCACCCTCACTGGCTGTTGTTG AGACGGAACGGAGAAAGAAAACAGCAGCTGAGGCAGAGGAAGATGAGGAAGATGatacctatgatgacagcgaTCGGTCAGATGACATGTGGAGACTCAGACAAATACAGAAACAAGAACTCAACAAG ATTCAGTCTAATCTAGGAAAACTGATACTAAAAGAGGAGATTGAGAGAGCAGTCCCTGTCCAAAGGAAAACGCGGTCACTGCCAGACAGGACTCTAG GCTCCAAATCCCCATCATTTCCTTCCTACACTAAGACTGGCATTACGAGG CTACAGTCTGCAGAGTTCTCATCTTTAAATAGTGATAAAGGGAATCAAAGTAAGTATTGgcattataatattttttctaaATA TTGTGCTATGAGT AATGGAGAAGCTCAGAGCAGACGGATTGATCGAGGGAATTCACTCCCCAGTATGCTGGAACAAAAG GTTTATCCATATGAGATGCTTATCGTGACCCACAAAGGCAGAAATAAACTCCCACCTGGTGTAGACAGAACAAGACTGGAG AGACACCTGTCACCTGACGAATTCAGGATTGTCTTCGGGATGTCCATAGAGGAATTTGACCGTCTGTCACTTTGGAAGCGAAACGACCTGAAGAGGAAAGTTTCTCTCTTCTAA